In Cicer arietinum cultivar CDC Frontier isolate Library 1 chromosome 1, Cicar.CDCFrontier_v2.0, whole genome shotgun sequence, one DNA window encodes the following:
- the LOC101515144 gene encoding protein CLMP1-like, whose product MYASPSLQTLISIHIVHFNLLFINKSNASSTIYPCMCYRSKEKTLKMGKSGGSRRKKATVETANPVTHPNSSTSFKTTLEPRPGPKKQISPPEPKPKPEPSNESVTITWRQLKLVYDHDIRLAQMPVNCSFRELRDTVKKKFPTSNSVLIKYKDNDGDFVTITSTEELRSAESTVNRNDSVGTLKLNIIEVSPEHEPPLFEEEEEEEDKQKCVVCVLDEKVGNDRVEIDDWLYQFSQLFRSRVGVEIESINLHELGLEFCSEVLEETLTSNEAQDLFDKAAFKFQEVAALAFFNWGNVHMCAARKSVKLDENENENDVVVMEESEFDFVKEKYYLAREKYEQALVIKPDFYEGLLALGQQQFELAKLHWSFGMGNKMDLGKETLLLFDGAEEKMKAANDMWERFEEEKLGVEQVGVGMRSQIHLFWGNMLFERSQVECKLGMSDWKKKLDDAVVRFKIAGASEADVSTVLMKHCSRVGEVKGSARMNNSIKLMK is encoded by the coding sequence ATGTATGCTTCTCCTTCATTGCAAACATTGATTTCGATTCACATTGTCCATTTCAaccttttatttataaataaatcaaatgcaTCTTCAACTATATATCCATGCATGTGTTATCGATCGaaagaaaaaacattaaaaatggGGAAATCCGGAGGTAGTAGAAGAAAAAAAGCTACCGTTGAAACCGCAAATCCCGTTACGCATCCGAATTCCTCAACGTCATTCAAGACCACATTGGAACCTCGTCCAGGCCCAAAGAAACAGATTTCACCTCCCGAGCCCAAGCCCAAGCCCGAACCCTCAAATGAATCGGTTACAATTACGTGGAGGCAGTTGAAGCTTGTTTACGATCATGACATAAGGCTAGCACAAATGCCAGTGAATTGCAGCTTCAGAGAATTAAGAGATACAGTGAAGAAAAAATTTCCAACGTCAAATTCAGTTCTGATAAAGTACAAAGATAACGACGGTGATTTCGTCACTATAACATCCACCGAAGAACTCAGATCCGCCGAATCTACCGTTAATAGAAACGATTCAGTTGGAACTCTGAAACTAAATATCATCGAAGTTAGTCCCGAACACGAACCGCCTTTgttcgaagaagaagaagaagaagaagataaacaAAAATGTGTAGTTTGTGTTTTGGATGAAAAAGTTGGTAATGATAGAGTAGAAATTGATGATTGGTTGTATCAATTCTCTCAGTTATTTCGATCACGTGTCGGTGTTGAAATCGAATCTATTAATTTGCATGAGTTAGGGTTGGAGTTTTGTTCAGAGGTACTTGAAGAAACATTGACTAGTAATGAAGCTCAAGATTTGTTTGATAAAGCTGCATTTAAGTTTCAAGAGGTTGCTGCTTTGGCGTTTTTCAATTGGGGAAATGTTCATATGTGTGCAGCTAGGAAGAGTGTTAAATTAGATGAGAATGAGAATGAGAATGATGTTGTGGTAATGGAAGAATCAGAATTTGATTTTGTTAAGGAAAAGTACTATTTGGCGAGAGAAAAGTATGAACAAGCACTTGTGATTAAACCTGATTTTTATGAGGGATTATTGGCTCTTGGGCAACAACAATTTGAATTGGCTAAGCTTCATTGGTCTTTTGGTATGGGTAATAAGATGGATTTAGGTAAAGAGACGCTTTTGCTTTTCGATGGTGCTGAGGAGAAGATGAAAGCTGCGAATGATATGTGGGAGAGGTTCGAAGAAGAAAAACTCGGTGTTGAGCAAGTAGGTGTTGGTATGAGATCGCAGATTCATCTTTTTTGGGGGAATATGTTGTTTGAAAGATCACAAGTGGAGTGTAAATTGGGAATGAGTGATTGGAAGAAAAAATTGGATGATGCTGTTGTTCGGTTTAAGATTGCTGGGGCTTCTGAGGCCGATGTTTCGACGGTTTTGATGAAGCATTGTTCGAGGGTTGGAGAAGTAAAAGGATCAGCAAGAATGAACAATTCAATCAAACTGATGAAATAG
- the LOC101515463 gene encoding ubiquinol oxidase 4, chloroplastic/chromoplastic, with the protein MAALFSSSLFPTTPLNKSQIHRPIHFPLSYRPPLSRICASLLQDKENKVILQDSFPSKTSPLDSSTENSSSNNNNNNNNNNNNSSSPSGWEKGVIKVEQSVNIFLTDSVIKILDALYHDRNYARFFVLETIARVPYFAFMSVLHMYESFGWWRRADYLKVHFAESWNEMHHLLIMEELGGNAWWFDRFLAQHIAIFYYFMTALMYTISPRMAYHFSECVESHAFETYDKFIKEQGEELKKMPAPEVAVNYYTGGDLYLFDEFQTSRVPNTRRPKIENLYDVFMNIRDDEAEHCKTMRACQTHGNLRSPHSYAEDDDDDSVCTPEAGCEGIVDCIKKSVTSNPAKVK; encoded by the exons ATGGCCGCGTTGTTCTCTTCTTCCCTCTTTCCAACAACACCTCTTAACAAATCCCAAATCCATCGTCCTATCCATTTTCCCCTTTCATATCGTCCACCACTTTCCAG GATTTGTGCATCTCTCTTACAAGATAAAGAGAATAAGGTTATTCTACAGGATTCTTTCCCATCAAAGACTTCTCCTTTAGATTCATCTACTGAGAACTcaagtagtaataataataataataataataataataataataatagttcgTCACCAAGTGGTTGGGAAAAAGGGGTTATCAAGGTTGAACAATCAGTCAATATCTTTCTCACG GACTCTGTGATAAAGATACTTGATGCTTTGTACCATGATAGAAATTATGCAAGGTTTTTTGTGCTTGAAACTATTGCTAGGGTCCCTTATTTTG CCTTTATGTCGGTTCTCCACATGTATGAGAGTTTTGGCTGGTGGAGACGGGCGGACTATCTGAAAGTGCATTTTGCTGAAAGCTGGAATGAAATGCATCATTTGCTTATCATGGAA GAACTTGGAGGAAATGCTTGGTGGTTTGACCGGTTTCTTGCTCAACATAttgcaatattttattatttcatgaCAGCTTTAATGTATACAATAAGCCCAAGAATGGCAT ATCATTTTTCTGAATGTGTAGAGAGTCATGCATTTGAAACTTACGACAAATTTATCAAGGAGCAAGGAg AGGAATTGAAAAAAATGCCGGCTCCTGAGGTTGCTGTGAATTATTATACAGGAGGAGACTTGTATTTATTTG ATGAATTTCAAACCTCCAGAGTTCCAAATACTAGAAGACCTAAGATAG AGAATCTGTACGATGTATTTATGAACATCAGAGACGATGAAGCTGAACATTGTAAGACAATGAGGGCTTGTCAAACTCATGGGAACCTCCGGTCGCCTCATTCCTATGCagaggatgatgatgatgactcaGTCTGTACTCCTGAAGCAGGTTGTGAAGGAATAGTAGACTGTATAAAGAAATCTGTTACTTCTAATCCAGCTAAGGTGAAGTAG
- the LOC101488219 gene encoding uncharacterized protein: MEDERGSNRLAMNKENPGYLSPDGSELRRFRSYLRWLYVDQSNLWKACISWSLFFTLAFVVPILSHFLLDCSTTCDEDHRRPYHVPVQISLSVFATLSFISLSEWDRRYGFSRFLFLDKVSDESLKIQRGYARQMKRTMKLILLWGLPCFIAECVYKIWWYISGSSQIPHYGEIYVSSIILCTLELCSWLYRTSIFFLVCVLFRLIGYLHIQRLDEFASVFQRETEVGTILLEHLRIRRNLRVISHRFRAFILSSLLLVTASQLIFLLMVIKPHADVDILRGGELGLVSITLVSGLYILLRSATKITHKAQSITGLAAKWHICATINSFDNVDGETPTAHDTASAQAMAANITWGSSDDEIGDEEDELDNTKLLPIFTHTISFHKRQALVTYMENNRAGITVYGFMLDRSWLHSIFGIQLALCLWLLNKTVGI, encoded by the exons ATGGAAGATGAAAGAGGGAGCAATCGTTTGGCAATGAACAAGGAGAATCCTGGATATTTATCACCTGATGGATCAGAATTGAGAAGATTTAGATCATATCTAAGATGGCTTTACGTGGACCAATCAAATTTATGGAAAGCTTGTATATCTTGGTCGTTGTTTTTCACCTTGGCTTTCGTTGTACCAATTCTATCACACTTTCTACTTGATTGTTCAACAACCTGTGATGAAGATCATCGTCGACCGTACCATGTTCCTGTTCAGATTTCTTTATCTGTCTTTGCAACTTTGTCTTTTATTAGCCTCTCTGAATGGGATCGTAGATATGGTTTTAGTAGGTTTCTTTTTCTTGATAAAGTTAGTGATGAAAGCCTCAAGATTCAACGTGGATATGCACGCCAAATGaag AGAACCATGAAACTCATCTTACTTTGGGGACTTCCCTGTTTCATAGCTGAATGTGTCTACAAGATATGGTGGTACATCTCAGGATCATCCCAAATACCACATTATGGTGAAATATATGTGAGCAGCATAATTCTGTGCACATTGGAGCTATGTTCTTGGCTCTATAGAACCTCGATTTTCTTCTTGGTATGTGTCCTGTTTCGACTCATCGGCTACCTGCATATACAAAGACTAGATGAATTTGCTTCTGTTTTTCAAAGAGAAACCGAAGTAGGAACGATCTTGTTAGAGCACCTAAGAATAAGAAGGAATCTACGTGTCATTAGCCATCGCTTTCGAGCTTTCATTTTGTCTTCTCTCCTTTTGGTGACAGCTAGCCAACTCATTTTTCTGCTTATGGTTATAAAACCACATGCTGATGTTGATATCCTTAGAGGTGGAGAACTTGGG TTAGTCTCCATCACATTGGTTAGTGGACTTTACATACTCTTACGAAGCGCGACAAAGATCACGCATAAAGCACAATCCATCACAGGCCTTGCTGCTAAGTGGCATATATGTGCAACCATAAATTCCTTTGACAACGTTGATGGTGAGACACCTACAGCACATGATACAGCTTCAGCACAAGCTATGGCTGCGAATATTACTTGGGGATCATCGGACGACGAGATAGGAGATGAAGAGGATGAGTTGGATAACACCAAATTGCTTCCAATTTTCACACATACTATCTCATTCCATAAGAGGCAGGCTTTAG TTACATATATGGAGAACAATAGAGCAGGAATCACAGTGTACGGGTTCATGCTTGATAGAAGTTGGCTTCACTCCATTTTTGGTATTCAATTGGCTCTCTGTCTTTGGCTACTTAACAAGACAGTTGGTATTTAG
- the LOC101488549 gene encoding RPM1-interacting protein 4-like, whose amino-acid sequence MAHSHVPKFGNWEADNIPYSACFENARREKAGIMMNPTDPMKNPKAFNKVTKNVNTDEVKYSDTYSDKPSSMEKGSHEVVKNNSRRHLHRRRRGSKGSFTSEFGSEKGDMDHFVVKKVPQSDHKRSVSKGVSSNIGSFSSTSHSRHNKSGSHSFNEHREHRETAIPEFGKWDVKDPNSGEGYTVIFSKIKEERKIMSSNISGIRTPPPLNNCSNTKNQYGGSSFSLSKYCCCLSTRESK is encoded by the exons ATGGCG CATTCTCACGTACCAAAGTTTGGCAATTGGGAAGCTGACAACATTCCATACAGTGCATGTTTTGAGAATGCACGCAGAGAAAAAGCTGGGATCATGATGAATCCAACTGATCCAATGAAAAATCCAAAGGCTTTCAACAAAGTTACCAAAAATGTTAATACTGATGAAGTGAAATATTCTGATACTTACTCTGACAAACCAAGTTCAATGGAGAAAGGAAGCCATGAAGTAGTGAAAAACAATTCTAGACGCCATTTGCATCGCAGGAGGAGGGGAAGTAAAGGTAGTTTCACGTCGGAGTTTGGCAGCGAAAAAGGCGATATGGATCATTTTGTTGTCAAGAAAGTTCCACAGTCAGATCACAAAAGGAGTGTGTCCAAAGGAGTTAGTAGTAACATTGGTAGCTTCTCTTCAACAAGTCATAGTAGACACAACAAGAGTGGAAGTCATTCCTTTAATGAACATAGG gagcATAGAGAAACAGCAATACCTGAATTTGGTAAGTGGGATGTCAAAGACCCTAATTCAGGAGAGGGTTATACGGTTATATTCAGCAAAATTAAAGAAGAAAGGAAAATTATGTCTAGCAACATCTCAGGCATAAGGACACCACCACCGCTTAACAACTGTTCAAATACTAAGAATCAATATGGTGGATCTTCCTTCAGTTTATCTAAG TATTGTTGCTGTTTGTCTACGAGGGAAAGCAAATGA